One segment of Scomber scombrus chromosome 3, fScoSco1.1, whole genome shotgun sequence DNA contains the following:
- the trim62.1 gene encoding E3 ubiquitin-protein ligase TRIM62 isoform X2, which yields MACCLKDELLCSICLSIYQDPVSFGCEHYFCRKCITEHWSRQEPHGVRDCPECRRTFTDPLLSPSLKLSNIVERYSAFPLDAILNAQRSPYPCKDHEKVKLFCLTDKSLVCFFCDEPALHEQHQVTTIDEAYEEIQREMKEQLATLQDSEKGHTEALQLLQRQLTETKSSAKSLRATIGDAFERLHRFLRERQKSMLEELEMDTARKLSDIEHKIQRYSQQLHDVKEGIQILQERLNETGRHNFLEGVAVTSERIKGKIHETNLTYEDFPTSKYMGPLQYTIWKSLFQDISPVPVALTLDPITAHQRLILSDDCTIVAYGNLHPQPLQDSPRRFDVEVSVLGAEGFVSGVHYWEVMVSEKTQWMIGVANETVSRKGSIQIQPSRGFYCIVMHDGNQYSACTEPWTRLNVKSKLEKVGVYLDYPKGLLIFYNADDMSWLYTYREKFPTKVFPYFSPGQSHANGKNVQPLRINTVRL from the exons ATGGCTTGCTGTCTGAAGGACGAGCTCCTCTGTTCCATCTGCCTCAGCATCTACCAGGACCCGGTCAGCTTTGGCTGCGAGCACTACTTCTGCCGAAAGTGTATCACCGAGCACTGGAGCAGACAGGAGCCTCACGGAGTGCGGGACTGCCCTGAGTGCCGCAGGACCTTCACcgatcctctcctctctccaagCCTCAAGTTATCCAACATTGTGGAGCGCTACTCGGCCTTCCCGCTGGACGCCATCCTTAACGCCCAGAGGAGCCCCTATCCATGCAAGGACCACGAGAAAGTCAAGCTCTTCTGCCTCACTGACAAAAGTCTGGTGTGCTTTTTCTGTGACGAGCCGGCGCTACACGAGCAGCACCAAGTGACCACTATAGACGAGGCTTACGAGGAGATACAG AGGGAGATGAAGGAGCAGCTGGCCACCCTGCAGGACAGTGAGAAGGGACACACTGAAGCCCTGCAGCTCCTGCAGAGACAACTCACAGAGACCAAG TCCTCGGCCAAGAGTCTGCGTGCAACCATCGGCGACGCCTTTGAGCGCCTCCACCGCTTCCTGCGTGAGCGTCAGAAGAGCATGCTAGAGGAACTGGAGATGGACACAGCCCGCAAGCTCTCCGACATCGAGCACAAGATCCAacgctacagccagcagctgcaCGACGTCAAGGAAGGCATCCAGATCCTGCAGGAGCGCCTCAACGAGACAGGGCGACACAACTTCCTGGAGGGAGTAGCTGTCACATCAGAGAG GATTAAAGGGAAGATACATGAGACCAATCTGACGTATGAGGACTTCCCGACATCCAAGTACATGGGGCCCTTACAGTACACAATATGGAAGTCGCTTTTCCAGGATATTTCTCCAG TGCCGGTAGCGTTGACTCTTGACCCCATCACAGCCCACCAAAGACTGATCCTCTCAGATGATTGTACCATCGTGGCTTACGGGAACCTCCACCCACAGCCGCTGCAGGACTCCCCGCGCCGCTTTGACGTGGAGGTGTCCGTTCTGGGTGCAGAGGGCTTTGTGTCGGGCGTCCATTACTGGGAGGTGATGGTGTCGGAGAAGACCCAGTGGATGATTGGTGTGGCCAACGAGACAGTCAGCCGTAAGGGCAGCATCCAGATCCAGCCCAGCCGCGGCTTCTACTGCATTGTTATGCATGATGGGAACCAGTACAGCGCCTGCACCGAGCCCTGGACCCGCCTCAACGTCAAGAGCAAGCTAGAGAAGGTGGGGGTGTACCTGGACTACCCCAAAGGCCTACTCATCTTCTACAATGCAGACGACATGTCCTGGCTCTACACCTACAGGGAGAAATTCCCCACCAAGGTCTTTCCCTACTTCAGTCCCGGCCAGAGCCATGCCAACGGCAAGAATGTGCAGCCGCTGCGAATCAACACTGTACGCCTTTAA
- the trim62.1 gene encoding E3 ubiquitin-protein ligase TRIM62 isoform X1 has translation MACCLKDELLCSICLSIYQDPVSFGCEHYFCRKCITEHWSRQEPHGVRDCPECRRTFTDPLLSPSLKLSNIVERYSAFPLDAILNAQRSPYPCKDHEKVKLFCLTDKSLVCFFCDEPALHEQHQVTTIDEAYEEIQREMKEQLATLQDSEKGHTEALQLLQRQLTETKSSAKSLRATIGDAFERLHRFLRERQKSMLEELEMDTARKLSDIEHKIQRYSQQLHDVKEGIQILQERLNETGRHNFLEGVAVTSESLRGYNKADCDGFKIQVILRCVLAQESSHKRYSRRTTYAIEQMIKGKIHETNLTYEDFPTSKYMGPLQYTIWKSLFQDISPVPVALTLDPITAHQRLILSDDCTIVAYGNLHPQPLQDSPRRFDVEVSVLGAEGFVSGVHYWEVMVSEKTQWMIGVANETVSRKGSIQIQPSRGFYCIVMHDGNQYSACTEPWTRLNVKSKLEKVGVYLDYPKGLLIFYNADDMSWLYTYREKFPTKVFPYFSPGQSHANGKNVQPLRINTVRL, from the exons ATGGCTTGCTGTCTGAAGGACGAGCTCCTCTGTTCCATCTGCCTCAGCATCTACCAGGACCCGGTCAGCTTTGGCTGCGAGCACTACTTCTGCCGAAAGTGTATCACCGAGCACTGGAGCAGACAGGAGCCTCACGGAGTGCGGGACTGCCCTGAGTGCCGCAGGACCTTCACcgatcctctcctctctccaagCCTCAAGTTATCCAACATTGTGGAGCGCTACTCGGCCTTCCCGCTGGACGCCATCCTTAACGCCCAGAGGAGCCCCTATCCATGCAAGGACCACGAGAAAGTCAAGCTCTTCTGCCTCACTGACAAAAGTCTGGTGTGCTTTTTCTGTGACGAGCCGGCGCTACACGAGCAGCACCAAGTGACCACTATAGACGAGGCTTACGAGGAGATACAG AGGGAGATGAAGGAGCAGCTGGCCACCCTGCAGGACAGTGAGAAGGGACACACTGAAGCCCTGCAGCTCCTGCAGAGACAACTCACAGAGACCAAG TCCTCGGCCAAGAGTCTGCGTGCAACCATCGGCGACGCCTTTGAGCGCCTCCACCGCTTCCTGCGTGAGCGTCAGAAGAGCATGCTAGAGGAACTGGAGATGGACACAGCCCGCAAGCTCTCCGACATCGAGCACAAGATCCAacgctacagccagcagctgcaCGACGTCAAGGAAGGCATCCAGATCCTGCAGGAGCGCCTCAACGAGACAGGGCGACACAACTTCCTGGAGGGAGTAGCTGTCACATCAGAGAG TTTGAGGGGATACAATAAGGCGGACTGTGATGGTTTCAAGATTCAAGTGATCTTACGTTGTGTTTTGGCTCAGGAAAGCTCACACAAACGATACTCCAGAAGAACCACCTATGCTATAGAACAAAT GATTAAAGGGAAGATACATGAGACCAATCTGACGTATGAGGACTTCCCGACATCCAAGTACATGGGGCCCTTACAGTACACAATATGGAAGTCGCTTTTCCAGGATATTTCTCCAG TGCCGGTAGCGTTGACTCTTGACCCCATCACAGCCCACCAAAGACTGATCCTCTCAGATGATTGTACCATCGTGGCTTACGGGAACCTCCACCCACAGCCGCTGCAGGACTCCCCGCGCCGCTTTGACGTGGAGGTGTCCGTTCTGGGTGCAGAGGGCTTTGTGTCGGGCGTCCATTACTGGGAGGTGATGGTGTCGGAGAAGACCCAGTGGATGATTGGTGTGGCCAACGAGACAGTCAGCCGTAAGGGCAGCATCCAGATCCAGCCCAGCCGCGGCTTCTACTGCATTGTTATGCATGATGGGAACCAGTACAGCGCCTGCACCGAGCCCTGGACCCGCCTCAACGTCAAGAGCAAGCTAGAGAAGGTGGGGGTGTACCTGGACTACCCCAAAGGCCTACTCATCTTCTACAATGCAGACGACATGTCCTGGCTCTACACCTACAGGGAGAAATTCCCCACCAAGGTCTTTCCCTACTTCAGTCCCGGCCAGAGCCATGCCAACGGCAAGAATGTGCAGCCGCTGCGAATCAACACTGTACGCCTTTAA